In Strigops habroptila isolate Jane chromosome 2, bStrHab1.2.pri, whole genome shotgun sequence, one genomic interval encodes:
- the TTF2 gene encoding transcription termination factor 2 isoform X4, translating into MKQGNREESKANGVKAEKESVLLSHKEKKSTSDSSIEKEPLEGLKTEKQAKGNGSDPEHKESIVSESKLDLSESWKGKNTLLKEEKSDGGGRESKKSSECVEKEPGGRSKALPLSLGKQSTTTKPPEEEQLREKSLKSCGDKETREKEYVSWKNGEMKPMSEGVISPAVPQPALQHAALKAGAEAVLPKTQIRPGLGQHADQVSGSDSGDVEYFYSSLSKSKPEKSVEGLQSREIPSGKSAKSIQGTSLPGAAASRNVEGPQDPKALHNHLVVQLKQKKSTLATVNVQLLPDKGERLLKQVQDLEAALSALNVSTAEEDSTSSGCHEESLPNPFGRPGGTKLITPLPLQDPTARTPSGSQSHPSAAAALGSSEYYGHSFGMNSGVQNLYGGRMTEDRIRAVHSAISEAVNHLHTSLESCPREQTAAEDPSGLKVPLLLHQKQALTWLLWRESQRPCGGILADDMGLGKTLTMIALILAQKQLKTEKREEKSEIWLSKNDSTVIPSCSTLIICPASLIHHWKKEIDKRVGFGKLRVCLYHGPNRNKHAEVLSGYDVVVTTYSLLSKEVPTSKEEGEVPAKDHDVTSGSFPCSPLLRVAWARVILDEAHNIKNPKVQTSIAVCKLRASARWAVTGTPIQNNLLDMYSLLRFLRCSPFDEYKVWKYQVDNNTKKGGERLSLLTRSLLLRRTKDQLDSAGKPLVPLPQRSTQLHQLKLSAEEQSVYNVLFGKCRSTLQSYLKRQEQKNEGREYAGGNPFEKVAQEFGLSQKEFLADSQSASKVSSTVHVLSMLLRLRQCCCHLSLLKVALDQANLNSEGISLSIEEQLSALTLSELQTPDSMSTVYLSGTAFQTDIFEITRESTKIAHLLAELKTIHSTSQKSVVVSQWTSMLKVVAEHLQRQGLKYATVDGSVNPKQRMDVVEEFNNNPKGPQVMLVSLLAGGVGLNLTGGNHLFLLDMHWNPALEDQACDRIYRVGQQKDVVIHRFVCEGTVEEKIAQLQKRKKVLAQQVLSGKGETFTKLTLADLKILFGI; encoded by the exons ATGAAGCAAggaaacagagaggaaagtaaagcaaatggagtaaaagcagagaaagaaagcgTGCTGCTATCgcataaagaaaagaaatcaaccTCTGATTCCTCCATAGAGAAAGAACCTCTAGAAGggctgaaaactgaaaagcaggcCAAGGGAAATGGGAGTGATCCAGAACATAAGGAGAGCATAGTGTCTGAATCTAAACTTGATCTTTCTGAGtcttggaaagggaaaaacacccttttgaaggaagagaaatctgATGGCGGTGGCAGGGAATCCAAGAAATCTTCAGAGTGTGTGGAGAAAGAACCAGGCGGGAGATCAAAGGCCCTTCCACtaagtcttggaaagcaaagcacaacCACCAAACCTCCAGAGGAGGAGCAGCTCAGagagaaaagcttaaaaagctGTGGGGATAAAGAAACCAGGGAGAAAGAATACGTTAGTTGGAAGAATGGAGAAATGAAACCGATGTCTGAAGGTGTGATTTCCCCAGCAGTACCACAGCCGGCATTGCAACATGCTGCCCtgaaggcaggagcagaggcagtgcTGCCCAAGACACAAATCAGGCCAGGGCTGGGACAGCATGCTGATCAAGTCTCTGGCAGTGACAGTGGTGAtgtagaatatttttattcctcatTAAGTAAAAGTAAACCTGAGAAATCAGTTGAGGGTTTGCAGTCAAGAGAGATTCCTTCAGGGAAATCAGCAAAGAGTATACAGGGGACATCTttgccaggagctgcagcatcgCGTAATGTGGAAGGACCTCAGGACCCTAAAGCTCTTCACAACCATCTTGTAGTccagctgaagcagaagaag aGTACATTGGCTACGGTGAACGTTCAGCTGCTGCCAGATAAAGGGGAACGGTTATTAAAGCAAGTGCAGGATTTGGAAGCTGCACTCAGTGCTCTTAATGTTTCAACAGCAG AGGAGGATAGCACAAGCAGCGGCTGCCATGAGGAATCTTTGCCTAACCCGTTTGGCAGGCCAGGTGGTACAAAGTTGATAACACCACTACCGCTCCAGGATCCTACAGCAAGGACCCCTTCAGGCTCCCAGAGTcacccctctgctgctgctgctttgggttCCAGTGAATATTACGGCCACAGTTTTGGAA TGAACTCTGGTGTGCAAAATCTGTATGGAGGAAGGATGACAGAAGACAGAATCAGGGCTGTACACAGTGCCATCAGTGAAGCTGTTAATCATCTTCACACATCTTTAGAATCTTGTCCAAGAGAGCAGACAGCAGCTGAAGATCCCTCTGGATTGAAG gttccactgctgctgcaccaAAAACAGGCACTCACATGGCTACTCTGGAGAGAGAGTCAGAGGCCGTGTGGAGGAATTCTGG CGGATGACATGGGCCTGGGGAAGACTCTAACAATGATTGCTCTCATTCTGGCCCAGAAGCAGCTGAagacagagaagagagaggagaagtCAGAAATATGGCTATCCAAAAATG ATTCCACTGTTATCCCTTCCTGCAGCACTTTAATAATTTGTCCTGCATCCTTGATCCATCACTGGAAGAAAGAGATTGACAAGCGTGTGGGCTTTGGCAAACTGAGGGTCTGTTTGTACCATGGgccaaacagaaataaacatgcTGAGGT GCTCTCTGGATATGATGTTGTTGTCACAACCTACAGCCTTCTCTCTAAAGAGGTCCCCACAAGCAAAGAGGAGGGGGAAGTCCCTGCAAAGGACCATGATGTGACG agtgGGTCATTTCCCTGTTCCCCTCTGCTCAGGGTAGCTTGGGCTCGAGTTATATTGGATGAAGCTCACAATATTAAAAACCCAAAGGTTCAAACCTCTATAGCTGTCTGCAAACTGAGAGCCAGTGCCAGATGGGCTGTCACTGGGACGCCAATACAGAACAACTTACTGGACATGTACTCTCTCCTGAG GTTTCTACGGTGCTCTCCTTTTGATGAATACAAAGTGTGGAAGTACCAGGTAGATAACAACACaaagaagggaggagagaggctAAGCCTCTTAACCAGGAGCCTGTTATTACGGAGAACTAAGGACCAGCTGGATTCAGCTGGCAAGCCCTTG GTACCTCTGCCCCAGCGTAGCACACAGTTGCACCAATTAAAACTTTCAGCAGAGGAACAGTCTGTATACAATGTGCTCTTTGGAAAATGCAG GTCAACACTACAATCCTATCTAAAGAgacaagagcagaaaaatgaaggcagagagTATGCTGGTGGCAACCCATTTGAGAAAG TTGCACAAGAGTTTGGGCTCAGTCAAAAGGAATTTCTAGCAGACTCCCAAAGTGCCTCCAAGGTCTCAAGTACTGTCCACGTCTTGTCCATGCTGTTGAGGCTCCgtcagtgctgctgccatctCTCCTTACTGAAAGTG GCTCTGGACCAAGCTAACTTGAACAGTGAAGGCATTTCCCTCTCCATTGAGGAACAGCTTAGTGCTTTGACCCTGTCTGAGCTCCAGACTCCTGATTCCATGTCAACAGTCTACCTCAGTGGCACAGCTTTTCAAACAGATATCTTTGAAATCACCAGGGAGAGCACCAAG ataGCTCACCTCTTGGCTGAACTGAAAACTATTCACTCCACGTCTCAGAAAAG TGTTGTTGTCTCTCAGTGGACAAGCATGTTGAAAGTTGTGGCTGAGCACCTCCAGCGACAAGGGCTGAAGTATGCAACAGTGGATGGCTCTGTCAATCCTAAACAGAGAATGGATGTGGTAGAAGAGTTCAATAACAATCCCAAAGGGCCTCAG GTAATGTTGGTCTCATTGCTGGCCGGAGGCGTTGGCTTGAACCTGACTGGAGGAAACCACCTCTTTCTCCTTGACATGCACTg GAATCCTGCTCTTGAGGACCAGGCATGTGACCGCATTTACCGAGTGGGGCAGCAGAAGGATGTTGTAATACACAG GTTTGTCTGTGAAGGAACGGTAGAAGAAAAGATTGCACAACtccagaagaggaagaaagttcTAGCCCAGCAGGTGCTGTCAGGCAAAGGGGAGACCTTCACTAAGCTCACTCTGGCTGACCTCAAAATTCTCTTCGGCATCTAA